A genomic stretch from Arenicella xantha includes:
- a CDS encoding peptidylprolyl isomerase, which yields MSKIACASHILVRTEKDAKSISQQLRKGGDFAALAKKHSTCPSKNKGGDLGEFKKGTMVKQFDNAVFTKGSEDKPFLGPIKTRFGYHLIQVLYKS from the coding sequence ATGTCAAAAATAGCCTGCGCTTCACACATTCTTGTCAGAACAGAAAAAGACGCCAAATCTATTAGTCAGCAGTTACGCAAAGGCGGAGATTTTGCTGCACTGGCGAAAAAGCACTCTACATGCCCATCTAAAAATAAAGGCGGTGATTTAGGCGAGTTTAAAAAAGGCACCATGGTCAAGCAGTTTGACAATGCGGTGTTCACCAAAGGCAGTGAAGACAAACCATTTTTGGGGCCTATCAAAACCCGCTTTGGCTACCACCTGATTCAAGTTTTGTACAAGTCTTAG